GCAATATGCTTGCAAAATAGAAACTTTGCACACAGACCAGAGACGGTCTGTGTCCTCCGTTGTCACGACAACCCAAACCTCAGAGTCACACCAAGTGCGCGAACAGGAAGTGGGGGATGGGCGGCATGCTCATACTGAGAGAAAATGTGAGAAGAAGCAAAACTGTAAGATGATCAATGCAGAAAAAGTTACCAAGAGTTTAACTGTGTTTAAAGATATTTACAGCAAGGCTTTGTGTGatcacatctgtgtttttcataaaacaggGAAACAGTTGAAGCATGACTGTGCACATTGCAGATTAAGAGAGAACACTAGGGCCTGACCTTGTGTTAGTTATCTATTCCTGTGCAACATGGGATTATGTCCAGAGAGTTCTCCTCACCAAGTCAGGCTGATATAGATAGCATCGAAGAGTCAGGAAGAAACGCAGCACCTAATGGCATCAGGAAGTAGAATCCTGCCAAAGcactgattgaattatgttttactttaacgGACTCTTCTCCCAAAGAGCACAGATTAAAACTCAGGCCGTTGTTtggaaataaactgaaaaaacagGGGGAAAATAAATTGAAACCATAAAGTTTATGCTCAAAAGTGCATCCTCTTCTGCTTCTGTGCCTTAAAACAGTCACTTTTCTTAATTCTTTTAAGTTTGGACAAGTTGTGTTGAACTTTGTTGTACCCCAATATTGGATTGCTGTGGTTTTGAATTGAGAAGCATCATAAAAAACAGGAATTATGAAAGGACAGCATCGGTGTATTCTTAAacttaaaactttgtttttatggaagcgattgtgtagcataattaaaaataaaagtcaaaaccagaaatactttttcattttcaaaatgaagctgcattttttgactcaaaattaaaatgaaaaagcaatgcgacaaaatgctttttcatttccttcttcaacactgcttattctgtcacttaattaaaatgataatgaaaagggtatttgacatttcatttttaaaaagttctctggtaacgCTTCCATCAGTTTTCACATCCGCTATTTGCTCATATTGATTTATACTGCCACCTAGTGGTCATGAACGAAAGTGCTGAGTAGAGTGGTGAAAAAGAACTTTATTCTCAGTTAAAACATCTCACGTCTGGATTAATATTTTATAATACATTTATCAAatattattataactttttatagTTAATACACTTTCAAGTTGTTGTTAAGCCTgcctttatttttataaaaagtgaaaaaagtaagaaatattataaaatatatgatatattataatataaattgaaaaaatgatATTATAGTATCAATATtataatagaaaaatataatactatgcatatatatttatatacacaggaaatattttaagtaaacaacaacaaagtccTTCGTTGTTTTGACAAAAATTACCCTCTACATTATATACgactgttttaataaaaaaaaatagtattaatTTGATTACGTGTCTTAAACTAAAGCATGCAATGTGACAtattttgggtttattttaatttcatttatcgCATATTAGCTTTGCATTTATAATGACAGTTTGACCTTTTGATCAAACTCTGTGATAGAAGTGATTTAAAGAGGCAGAAAAAGATGTTAATCTGTGAGTTTAAACCAAGTAATTTCCAATTTATCTTCATTTTAATCAGTTTCTGTTCTCATAAACTCTATTTTTAGTTTAAGGTATCGACAAATTACTCATTGATAACTAAATTTACAACCAACCTTAGAACCAAAAGTCAGTTCAACAGCCTAAATTACACCAAATTTACACCAGAATGCCTTCAGTTAATCTGACGTGTTGCAGGGATAAAATGCATTCCCTTCAGTGAATAAGTATaggcaaaaacataaaatatatttacccaattaaagaaaataactggaaaaaaatgaaaacttgaaGTTCATGCAAAACTAATTAATGGGGAACGGATCAAAGCCCTTGCTATGTAATAAAATGTCCAAAGTATAAATCTTGAATGCCTTCTATCTAAGTAGTAAAGAATTTAAATCTCTTCTTGGAAGACGTTGAACAACTTTAGCCCCCCAAAATCTGAGGCTAAAATAATTGAGGGATAGTTATAGTCAATTAAATTAATAGCCTGCTAAGTAAGGTAGGTCAGATATTGTATTTCCACATTTTGGGCTCACAGTCACATTTCAATATCCAAAATGATTAGCAAAGCCCATTGGAAGGTGAATCATGATGCATTTTCATCatctaaaagaaaatcaaaactgTAAACTCATGATGATATTTCTAAAGGTTGAATGAAAGTACTGTTAGCTGCAAATATTATATTTCATTAGTAACACCCACTGCATAATCTCTCTACAAGCCCCCGTGTTATTCAAGATTTGCCATCACAAAAATTCATAAATGAGATGAATGGAAGACATGTGATCAGGATTTCCTTAACTGCTCCATCTTCTTCCTATCTTGATTTGTGGTTGAGCAAATACGCAAACGCTTCAACTTCTTAtagaacaaaaccaaaaaagcctAATTTTATGCAATTCTTGCATGAGTTTTTCTGCAAGGGCAGGCAAAAGTTGactcattttgaaatattttgaaaagtgtttgtttatttttttcttaacctcTGTCTGATTATAacccaataaaaaaatgaccaaaaaaaaaaaaaaaaaagtttataaagtAAATGAAACCGTCACAGCCATGTTCTTAAAAGTTCCAACCGAAACTTCCCAGCTTCCAAACACTGAACTTTTGTTCTGACTTAAACAGTGGGGATTTTGTGCTGCACAGCAGTGTAAAGCCTTTCATGGTCACATCACATGCTCTGTTTCTGGACATCATACATCCCATTAGATCTGAATTTCAGTTTAGCAACAAGAAcaggaaaatgtttgacttGAAAGAGCATATTTTATGGTTATTTTAACCTCTTCTtggtgatgttttttgtttttttctgatcgGAATGTTTGACCTAATGATTCAGCAAATCTAAAGCCACATGATGTCAAAGCTTTTATGCTGAACCTTTGAAAAGTTAGAAAATGATGAAAgttcaaaaattcattttctaaactgtGTCAAACCTGTCTGAGATCacagtgttgctggagcctatccagtcCCCTTTAGGCAAAGGTCCTTAGACATTTTGCCATTGTAGGGATATAAATATAGGACATTATAAACATTAATTAACACACAGAATcagcagggaaaaaaaaaaaccttaaaaaatgtgTCCCTATTAGACCTGTGATAAAAttacaaatatgttttataAATACCCCgatccattttcttttgttttcaaatgtgtttcaaacaggaagccaTGGTGTTCTGGGTTCAGATGTGGAATGTACATGCAGATCTCAGTTGGTCAATTTCCTTTTAATTACATTGCTGCACACTTTAACATGATCTATTTAATCAATTTCTAAATTCAAAACTGtacagaattttattttttatacatttttaaagaattttctttctattcaaGATTAAACAACAATAACGAATTAAAATGACACAAATCACCTGCTTGAAATTAAAGTCTGAACACCTGTTGACTAAAATCACAAAGAGCTGATGATATAAGGCGCAAAGTACTGGTAAAAGGTAAAGCCATcaccattttttccttttaattaatATGTACCAAGATTATTTACACAAGTTTTCATATAAAGTAATTCAAACCTTAATCAACTGGATACGAAAACCTGAACGTATTACCTCGGATAATTATTTGCTCCTGAGTGACCCTGAACGCATCTCAGTGACGTGCTACTTCCacaccaatgagttatatcgctagaggagacacgcccgcttgggaagcctgtccgacggtggcggagagcgacgccatcttggtgaggtcgacgtcGCCCAcgtgacaatgatttctatagcctttgatggcatctaagtagcttttatataatttatatatatttatgtttatatatatttacacatatataaaaatatataatatttatatatatcatTTAGTTATATACATAATTTattgttgttaaataagagaaacaggcagccttaaaagctcaaactttaatgaaaaatgcatagttgcaggacttcaattgcaaaaacaattattacaaagatttttttttaaattttttaaacatgtaatttcagttatttagaaaagcccaacaataagtcaataggaagtcaataagaaaaataaataataacaatataaacataagtcaataataataataataataataaaccaatactaaataataataataataataaatcaatagtaatttaataataataataataaatgataagaataaatcaataataagtcaacaataagTCCAAAAGTCAATAACAGATTtacccttaaaaaaagaagaaaaataaagaaaaaaaatagatttactaagtcatgtgagtgatcaatatGGTGTTACATAGATggtatggtgtcgggtttcaagcgaACAGTCTGGCCAGTCTTATCAAAAACTttccttccactttcggcttctcccatcaggggtcgccacagcgaacaagtcgcatggtaaatttggcaatgttttacgccggatgcccttcctgacgcaaccttctcaagccgggcttggaaccggcagaggtggagaagggaagagggagcagcccggagtcgaacctgggtttcacggacggaaggcgccgcaaaccagcacgagctaaactggctcgccacgagctaaactggcttatcaaaaactgttttcacaaaatgttttgaacatagccagaATGTATTACTAGTTAGTAACCAcggtgatccatctgggtttgCTCTATTTATTactaaggcccactttttccttaagtctgaatccattggaaacctgcaagaaaagttcagtcactgagtcagaaatgtataaatctatattaccaTAAAagcctagtcctagtatactttatataggtttaacaaaatcaaatgtacatttatgtcgacagcaaattatacgtacatcatccctacatgttgataatagcccagcagcatcatgcatgtcacgTGCATGCGCtccagcagtgacttgacctcaccaagatggcggtgctctcctcccatgaggaatcacgtgatgaCTCCTCTAGCGGTATAACTCGGTGGTCGCCGCCCCGTCACAACAGTCCCGTCCTCTCCCTCGAACTTGAGCCGATCATCTGAAGTATGGACCGCTGGAGAGGCAGAGTGGCTCTGGTGACCGGCGCCTCGGTCGGCATCGGCGCGGCTATCGCCAGGGAGTTGGTCCGAGGCGGGATGAAGGTGATGGGCTGCGCCAGGGACGTGGAGAAAATAAAGGTTTGTGATGGACTAAAACTTAACTTCACGTTGTCTCACGTCCAGTTAGGGTTAGTAAATAGTTAGCTAGCATTGGTTCCGCTATCACAACAAAAAGTGCAACTAATAaagttttggggatttttttttcagggaaaTGTTTTATTGGAAACAGTGTAGCGGGGATCGTGTCATATTTATTaagttatttattattacttaGCAGGCTTTGTCATGTTGCATAGACCCATGTAGCGCGTAGGTTAGAACCAAATCCAACGGCCAACTCTGTGCTAAAGATTATATGATTATATCGTCACAGTGTCTGCGACCCGAACGCAGAGTTCACGCTCTAATCGACGTGAAACTTAACTTAGCTACCAAATAAAAACGGCATCAAATCAGGAACAGTAGCGTGAAATGCAATTTCCTCGTTTTTCTTTGGAGCTGAGCGTAAACCAAATCCATGTTAGAAACCATCAAAGCCTTTGGGTTAATGTTTCACCCATAGTTTAATTATAAATCCAGAGGTTCAATAAAGTTGTGTTTGCTTTAGTCTGAGCGAATCGTGAGGCTCATCTATTGAACTGCTTTATTGTCCCAACATCATCTTTTTAATACCTAATGTACAGTCATAACATGAGTGATTGTAcacatttattcaatttttaaatatttacatgtggattattaatttttcttctttattggaAGATGGAGTATTAAAAAGCTccacaaataataaatacattttaaacataCACATTATTAATATTAccatgattgtgtgtgtgtgtgtgtgttcaaatTCTAACAAACATAGGAAACTAAAGCTCCATATTTATTTTGGTGTTATATTTTCACTTCTTTTAATAGATCTTCATAAATCAGAtggaagaataaaaataaaatatctttagATGATCTGATacattttgtcatattttttttttaacttaatgcTTCCATTTATGCTAATATCTTTTCCTTTTAACTCAGGAAATCCTTTTGTCTTTCCTTTCCAGAAACTGTCAGCGGAGTTCCAACGTGAAGACTACAGCGGCGTGCTCGTGCCTTTCAAGTGTGACTTGACCCGCGAGGAGGACATTCTCGCCATGTTCTCAGCCATCAAAGCTCAGCACAAAGGCGTGGACGTTTGCATCAACAACGCCGGCCTGGCTCACCCAGACTCTCTGCTGAGCGGTGCAACCAGCAGCTGGAAGAACATGCTGGATGTGAGAGATCTTtggagaatttaaaaaaaatctgttaaataaCACATTGACACACCATTTTAATAGGTGAAATGAGAGATTTACGTTAAAAGAGAGCCGCATTGCTGATGAAATACAGCAGGATacgtttttaaagcaaaaatcccacctagaaaaactgtaaacatagAAATATCGCAAAGAAAATCATGTTTCCATCCTACAAAATGTAgaagacttttttcttgtaacttTGTCAAGAAAACATCTTAGAAGTTCCAAATTCTTTGGGTTTAAACATTAGCGTTGGCAGAAAACTACCGTCTTTCatgacaaattatttttaaatagattaCATAGTCGGAAATATTGATTCAGATTAAAGCCTAAACCAAACTTTGTGATACTGAGCAGAAATGATTCAGGACATTGTCAGCAATACCTACACAAATAATAtcatatttacagtacagaccaaacgtttggacacaccttctcattcaaatgaatgggaaggtgtgtccaaacatttggtctgtactgtatattttaAATGGGGCTTAGAATCCTGCACTGTAATAAATGGGAAACCTGAGCTGTTCTTGCTCAAATAAACCAATAAGGACGAGTCAAGAAAAGGTctagtttaaagacccattctgatgaaaatagtgtttttagtatggtcttgcagcatttttctgatgatagaggacatatataaagtaaaattgcatttctgaatttttattcaaatttttgtaaGGAGCAGTATGCTGGACTGGCCTGCTGTACTTAAACAGAGTGCTCTCAGCAATatgaaggggaagggggggccaGGGTTGCTCCGTGTCAACCGTCCCACCCACGCCTCAGAGGTGTCCTTCTAATGAATATATGGTTTTGGATTTGGCCTAAAAACGtcctaatcataattaaaagagcactaaGAATGCGTTAAAGctcgatcaaaagatgatctgagttaGACTTGAACCGATTTATCCACCTGCAAACCAGAATGTTCAgcaaaaagctgaaatgtttccATTAACTTCCATTCTGACCCTTCCGAGCCATAAACTTTAGTAAGAGCAATATGCTCATTTTACACAGGAatcattcttttttattgaagttgtgacacttttgtgtgcatgttttgaCACTTGGGTGCTCTGTCAGGTGAACGTTCTTGGGCTTAGCATCTGCACCCGTGAAGCCTACAAGTCCATGAAAGAGAGAAACGTGGATGATGGACACATCATACATATCAACAGGTAGAAAAGATATGCATCAGAAGTAGCTAGTTATTTTcgttaaaaaaagttaattattgattttcttagttttatttttacatttttgtaaatacaGTTTTATCAATTTCcaaagttttccctttttttgatATTTTGCGGAATTGCTAACAACAAGTGATTTATTTACCTGCAAAGCaggtaaatattttaaatgttttcttatttaaatgattttacaaaatgaattttttagCCAAACACATGAAGGAAAATATAACATAACCGTTACAAGCACATGCATAAAACATAGACCTCTTATGCCTCCTGTACATCTTCTGTTGCAGCATATGTGGACATCGGGTTGTAAACAGTCCTGACATCCATTTCTACACGGCCACCAAGTACGCGGTGACGGCCCTGACCGAAGCCCTGAGGCAGGAGCTTCGGGAAACCAACTCTCACATCCGAGCCACCGTAAGGCGTTACTTCTACATGAATCAGTTTAACACACCACATGAGCTCAGATTAGCATCATTTATTCTAAATCATTGCCTGACTCCTCCTTCCTCTCTGCAGTGCATTTCTCCTGGGTTAGTGGAGACAGAGTTTGGTCCGCGGCTTTACAGCCAGCAGGCAGACAAAGCAGCGACTTTATACACTCAGTATAAGGTAAAGCGTGAAAACACTTTCTGATTGTTGCTGTTTGTGTAATATAAGGCTGTACTGTGACTTCTGATGCACCTGTTCCCTTTGATAGACTCTGGAAGCTGTAGATGTGGCTAGCGCTGTGACATACGTGTTGAGTGCCCCTCCTCATGTGCAGGTATCTGGGTTCCCTTACATGACTTACTACATACTCTTAAATTGAAATTCTTATTTCtaaactttgatgtttttttcttctcctagATTGGAGACATTGTGATGCGATCTGTGGAGCAGCCAACTTAGAACTTCATTACATGACCACCAAAAGACGCTACAAGAGAATCCACCTGCTCACCACAAATGAATTTTTCAAAAAGCGAaacactaaaacagaaaaaaatacaaatttctgaaacattgttttatttcagtctgaataaaaataattttctgctatgtcttttattctgaaggatGGCACATCTAATTAACTATAATAAACTGATTCATGTTTCAATAAACTGTTGGAATATGCTCTAAAGTACATTTATATGGGTCATAGATTATTaataaagtatatttaaaaaggTTAGCCATAAATATTGCACACACAAAACATTGTCTAAATAGCTTGAAACACTccccagaaaaaaatgacaaaagcaaaTCTACTAATGGTGTTCCCTCTGCATcttaaaaaggtaaattaattgctttacaataaaaaatgttggaaaaagtaTAACTTTTGATGCAGTCTTATAAATTTTCATTGTGTTCAAGAATCCCAAAGACGGTAAAGCTGACCTTCTACTGATCCAAACCCACAACTTttgtttaaagggaaaaaaaatcattgcaaGCTCATTTGGTCAGGGATTAGTTTTTGCTCACTTAAAGGAAGAGCTTTTACTTGTACTCGATTACTAAATAAGTGCAAAGATCTGCTGTGTTACATAAAAAACACCTGTAGTTACAGGGTTTCTGTAGCTGTTTTGATTCCCTTAATTTGTAACATCAAGTTTGCTTTATCAGAACAAAGCCAATAAGAAtaacagaaaatgaagaaaaaacagggCAAACCATGTCTTTCTTCAAACACTTCTGCAGTGATTTAtcatgtttagttttgtttattgacccttgtgctatcctaggcactttaacattgggagttgggtcatctagacccactagacagtgcgctgaaccttttttcttcaatgatttgtgatcttcactggtgtccatggattaggTGACATCTCTCCAccgttatccacctttgtcattgtaggaataacacgtcaatgtccGGATGGGGtcatataagatagcacaagggttaacctagGTCATTCATCACACTGTCTGTAGTAGTAAAGCTCAATAATTAAACGTTGGTGTTTTCAAGCTTCCCCCAGCAGAGGGGGCGCTGCTCAAGAAGGTtcattgatacatttttttttaatttctggaaTTGGACTGATATGACGTTACTATAGTTCCTGCTGGAACACTCGGAGTAAACACTggatgggtttgtgactgtatgAGGAAAGTTCACAAAAGTAGGAGATAGCTGGTCCAGGCAGCTGAGGGAGGAGCAGAGTTCTGATGTAAAGCAGATAAAGAGATGGACAAGGGGATGCTAACAGTCCGTCCTCTTTAAAAGAGCAAATGGTGAGGCAGAAATACACCCAGACAGATCaacaaaaacctgcacactAAACCAATCTGGATTTAACAAGGCTGTCGTTTCTGCCTTCTGGACCACCAGTTGAATGTTTAAACATTGATTAGGCTTTGATTTCTGTGTGCTGTTAAccacaaaaaaggaagaaacttTCAAAGCTGGATCATTTGGCTAATATGGTTCATTTTCTATTGGAaaaactttgcatttatttCAATTCGTGTCCTACTGAAATTTTAAGTCACTGTCTTCAGTTGCCTTAGTTTTCTAAACAGccatttaattagtttttatacATTATCTTAAAtaacttttcaaatgtttttgtctatAACTATTGTTTTAGGGGGAGTGATATTGgagaattacatttatttatgcaAACATTACAAAATTTTGCAAAGTTTTAACCAAAACTTGCACCACAGCAGATTCCCAAGAGAACAGTAAATGCAGCAAAAGCGTTAAAGCTGCTCAGAAGTCGAAAATACTTCATGAGATCATGAGCTGAAATGGGAACCCTTCCAACTTTTCAGGTGACATTCTTTATATCAAAAAACCACCTGCTTAGTGTCTACAAATCAATAACCACAATATGGAGACATTTTTCTATggagcatttttttctctcctgcaATCTTATAGCTCAAGATTAATCCCAGAAGAAGTCAGACAGGAAACCAGAATTGTCAGTGTCATTTACTGACTATGAATGACTTTGCAATTAAAGGAAACTTTCATATGCTATTTTCAACATCTCTACTTTGTAGACAcagttttctttatcattttctttatcttctcTGAAGTCATTTCCCAGGGAAAAACTACATCTGAAAAACTAAACTTGTGTAGATATATGtgcattttcttattttcttatcaaataaaaaagaggttttaataatcatttcacatttttattctcaTATAAACAAATATGTAATTAACATGATTCTGAGTGGCATACATGTTTGAGTctaatgaagcatgtttctctGATCAGCAGAAGCTTGTCTCTAAGGTTACGCATTTTCTGATTTGGTTTTGTTGCATCTGAAGCTCGAGGATCACTGCTGCCTGTTAGGCTGTgccgcttttctttttttcttcctgttgaaCTGCGCTCTTGCTCTTTCCATGGATAACTGCAGTGGACTCATGGCCGGCCCTGCTGAGGTCAGCTGGGACTTTTCAGTTGCGATGGCGTTGTCTGGTGAAGCTGCAGGAGTCACTTCCTCTGTTTGTTTAGGGACAGAAATTCCTCCATCGAGAGCTGTAGCTTTCTCCCTAGATTTCCTCTGGTGTCTGCTTTGCTGCCGATGGAGGCTTGCGTTGACAGTTGGAGTAGCTGTTGTAAAAATTCTCCACCTACTTTGAGTTTCAGTTTCTAGCACCAGTGCAGTATTTGCAGGGGGGGTTGCTGCAAGCCGAGCATTTGGAGTTGTAAGAACAGTGGGCAAGTCTCCAAAGCGGCTCTTGGAAAAATCCGGATTTTCACTTGGGGCGGGAAGAATGGTTTTCCTCCGCCTGTACCTGGATTCTCTATCTTTGGACCTTTGCTTTTTCAGAACTCCCAAGTTGGAGCTGAGAACAGTAACCTGGATTTTATCTCTGTTAGTGTCTGTTTTATGTGGAAGATTCAGGTCTGAAGGAGGGATTGACGTGGTTGGAAGGATGACGTTCAGGTTGTCTAAAGGGAAACTGTGCTGTTCAGCAACAACACTGACTTTGATCCTGTTCTTCCTTGGGTCTCTGCCTCCTCTCACCTTTAACCTTTCTCTTCTGACCTTGTGGATTGCAGTGAGGTCTCCAGCAGTTCTGAGAAGCTCACCAAAGCTCTGCTGGGCAGTTTGAGTTGACTGAGTTGTTGACGGAACAG
The Oryzias latipes chromosome 13, ASM223467v1 DNA segment above includes these coding regions:
- the LOC101160498 gene encoding dehydrogenase/reductase SDR family member 11 yields the protein MDRWRGRVALVTGASVGIGAAIARELVRGGMKVMGCARDVEKIKKLSAEFQREDYSGVLVPFKCDLTREEDILAMFSAIKAQHKGVDVCINNAGLAHPDSLLSGATSSWKNMLDVNVLGLSICTREAYKSMKERNVDDGHIIHINSICGHRVVNSPDIHFYTATKYAVTALTEALRQELRETNSHIRATCISPGLVETEFGPRLYSQQADKAATLYTQYKTLEAVDVASAVTYVLSAPPHVQIGDIVMRSVEQPT